The Mycobacteriales bacterium genome window below encodes:
- a CDS encoding ABC transporter ATP-binding protein, whose product MTAALEAVDVTRSYSLDGVTVEALRGVTLAIEPGDYAAVIGPSGSGKSTLMHLLGGLDRPTTGTMRVGGRDVSTLTEDELAAVRGQTVGFVFQAFQLLARTSAVDNVAMPLVYRGLKRADRRARAAEALEAVGMAHRLDHTPSQLSGGEQQRVAVARALVGEPSVLLADEPTGNLDSRTGTAVMELLEGLHRDRGLALVLVTHDADVAARADRVVRVRDGLLEDGPSLPAPGVLPSGVPVDPGRSDDHPGPRHDRDVQ is encoded by the coding sequence GTGACGGCTGCCCTGGAGGCGGTCGACGTCACCCGCTCCTACTCCCTCGACGGCGTCACCGTCGAGGCGCTGCGGGGCGTCACGCTCGCGATCGAGCCGGGCGACTACGCCGCGGTCATCGGCCCGTCGGGCTCCGGGAAGTCGACGCTGATGCACCTCCTCGGCGGTCTCGACCGGCCGACCACCGGCACGATGCGGGTCGGCGGGCGTGACGTCTCGACGCTCACCGAGGACGAGCTCGCCGCAGTGCGCGGGCAGACCGTGGGCTTCGTGTTCCAGGCGTTCCAGCTGCTGGCCCGCACCTCCGCGGTCGACAACGTCGCGATGCCGCTCGTCTACCGCGGCCTCAAGCGCGCCGACCGCCGGGCCCGCGCCGCCGAGGCGCTCGAGGCAGTCGGCATGGCCCACCGCCTGGACCACACGCCGAGCCAGCTGTCCGGCGGCGAGCAGCAGCGGGTCGCCGTCGCGCGGGCACTGGTCGGGGAGCCGTCGGTGCTGCTCGCCGACGAGCCGACCGGCAACCTCGACAGCCGCACCGGCACGGCCGTGATGGAGCTGCTCGAGGGGTTGCACCGCGACCGCGGCCTCGCCCTGGTGCTCGTCACCCACGACGCGGACGTGGCCGCCCGCGCCGACCGGGTCGTCCGGGTCCGTGACGGTCTGCTCGAGGACGGCCCCTCGCTGCCGGCCCCCGGCGTACTCCCGTCGGGTGTCCCGGTCGATCCGGGTCGCTCTGACGACCACCCCGGCCCGAGACACGACCGGGACGTCCAGTGA
- a CDS encoding HlyD family efflux transporter periplasmic adaptor subunit — protein MIRPLTLAALLLVPLAGCTSDDRAVTTGAVTRETITEVVEAPATVTARAVASVTSPADAVVAQVLVEDGADVRRGAVLLRLTSESATGALRTALAAQAVGGDAVSRALAASTLQSARATVDALTVRAPIDGVVTFGGSVASDSPTLDALPGALQGLAGSLLGGASSGSDVTTNELSVGAPVGAGAGLLTVTDVSALGLAAEVDETDVLLVKAGTTAQVQLDAVPTADYTATVTGVDLAPLSSAGGGVGYRVRLALTGTPAPRPGMSAVVRLKVREASSALSVPSAAVVRDGADDVVYAVVDGVVRRRVVAVGAQGVDRVEVTSGLAEGDVVVVRDADGLRDGQRVDT, from the coding sequence GTGATCAGACCCCTGACCCTGGCCGCCCTGCTGCTGGTCCCCCTGGCCGGCTGCACCTCCGACGACCGCGCGGTCACGACCGGCGCGGTGACGCGCGAGACGATCACTGAGGTCGTCGAGGCCCCCGCGACCGTCACGGCGCGGGCGGTCGCGTCCGTGACCTCGCCCGCCGACGCGGTCGTCGCCCAGGTCCTCGTGGAGGACGGAGCAGACGTACGCCGAGGCGCTGTCCTGCTGCGGCTCACCTCGGAGTCGGCGACCGGCGCGCTGCGCACCGCCCTCGCCGCGCAGGCCGTCGGCGGTGACGCCGTGTCGCGGGCGCTCGCGGCCTCGACCCTGCAGAGCGCGCGGGCGACCGTCGACGCGCTGACGGTGCGCGCCCCGATCGACGGTGTCGTGACGTTCGGGGGCTCGGTGGCCTCGGACTCGCCGACGCTGGACGCCCTGCCCGGGGCGCTGCAGGGACTGGCCGGGTCGCTGCTCGGTGGCGCGTCGTCCGGGTCCGACGTGACGACGAACGAGCTGTCGGTCGGCGCGCCCGTCGGTGCCGGAGCCGGGCTGCTCACCGTCACCGACGTGTCCGCGCTCGGGCTCGCTGCGGAGGTCGACGAGACCGACGTGCTGCTCGTCAAGGCCGGCACGACCGCACAGGTGCAGCTCGATGCGGTGCCGACCGCCGACTACACCGCGACCGTCACCGGCGTCGACCTCGCACCGCTGTCGTCGGCGGGTGGTGGCGTCGGGTACCGCGTGCGGCTGGCGCTGACCGGCACGCCCGCCCCCCGACCGGGCATGTCGGCCGTCGTGCGGTTGAAGGTCCGCGAGGCGAGCTCTGCGCTGTCGGTGCCCTCGGCCGCAGTGGTCCGCGACGGGGCCGACGACGTGGTCTACGCCGTCGTCGACGGGGTCGTGCGCCGCCGGGTCGTCGCGGTCGGCGCCCAGGGCGTCGACCGGGTCGAGGTGACGTCGGGCCTGGCGGAGGGCGACGTCGTCGTGGTCCGTGACGCCGACGGCCTGCGCGACGGCCAGCGGGTCGACACGTGA
- the proC gene encoding pyrroline-5-carboxylate reductase, with protein MSIAILGVGKLGEALLSGLIRSGQAPGDLIAAEKHPERAVEIAARYGVATADPVDAAAAADVLLLAVKPQDMKALLVDIAPVVRPETLVVSMAAGITMGLLEGALPSGTAVVRVMTNTPVFVDEAMSALSGGAHATPAQVQLVEDLLSHLGKVVRVPEAQMDAVTALSGSGPAYFFFLVEAMIDAGILLGLPRAVAAELIVQTAVGSAKMLRESGEHPVLLREAVTSPGGTTIAAIRTMEDHGVRAAMLAAIEAARDRSRELAGG; from the coding sequence ATGAGCATCGCGATCCTCGGGGTGGGCAAGCTCGGCGAGGCGCTGCTGTCCGGGCTGATCCGCTCCGGTCAGGCACCGGGCGACCTCATCGCCGCGGAGAAGCACCCCGAGCGGGCCGTGGAGATCGCTGCCCGCTACGGCGTTGCGACCGCAGACCCGGTCGACGCCGCGGCCGCGGCCGACGTGCTGCTGCTCGCCGTGAAGCCGCAGGACATGAAGGCGCTGCTCGTCGACATCGCCCCGGTCGTGCGCCCCGAGACGCTGGTCGTCTCGATGGCCGCCGGCATCACGATGGGCCTGCTCGAGGGCGCGCTGCCTTCGGGGACGGCGGTCGTGCGCGTCATGACCAACACGCCGGTCTTCGTCGACGAGGCCATGTCGGCACTGTCCGGTGGCGCCCACGCGACCCCGGCGCAGGTGCAGCTCGTCGAGGACCTGCTGTCGCACCTCGGCAAGGTCGTCCGCGTCCCCGAGGCGCAGATGGACGCCGTGACGGCGCTGTCGGGCAGCGGTCCGGCGTACTTCTTCTTCCTCGTCGAGGCGATGATCGACGCCGGCATTTTGCTCGGCCTGCCGCGCGCCGTCGCGGCCGAGCTCATCGTGCAGACCGCCGTCGGCAGCGCCAAGATGCTGCGCGAGTCCGGCGAGCACCCGGTGCTGCTGCGCGAGGCCGTGACGTCGCCGGGCGGCACCACCATTGCTGCGATCCGCACCATGGAGGACCACGGCGTGCGGGCCGCGATGCTCGCCGCCATCGAGGCCGCGCGCGACCGCTCCCGCGAGCTCGCGGGGGGCTGA
- a CDS encoding proline dehydrogenase family protein, which produces MLRQVILAASRSAGLRRVVERAPLSRDVVHRFVPGASVDEAVAATRDLLGDGRTVTLDFLGEDTLDKEQAAATVSAYLVLLGQLKESGLTEGGRAEVSVKLSAVGQALDEPLALANAQAICEAAKAAGTTVTLDMEDHTTTDSTLGVLRELRRDFPSTGAVLQSYLHRTEADCRDLAHAGSRVRLCKGAYKEPESVAWQDKADVDKSYVRCLKVLMAGDGYPMVASHDPRLIAIAGSLAEGRAQGTYEYQMLYGIRPQEQQRLAAQGETMRVYVPYGDEWYGYFMRRLAERPANVAFFLRALAGTR; this is translated from the coding sequence ATGCTCCGTCAGGTCATCCTCGCCGCCTCCCGCAGCGCCGGTCTGCGCCGCGTCGTCGAGCGCGCGCCGCTCTCCCGCGATGTGGTGCACCGCTTCGTCCCGGGCGCCTCGGTCGACGAGGCCGTCGCCGCGACCCGCGACCTGCTCGGCGACGGCCGCACCGTCACCCTCGACTTCCTCGGCGAGGACACCCTCGACAAGGAGCAGGCCGCCGCGACGGTGTCGGCGTACCTCGTCCTCCTCGGCCAGCTCAAGGAGTCGGGGCTCACCGAGGGCGGCCGGGCCGAGGTCAGCGTCAAGCTGTCGGCCGTGGGGCAGGCGCTCGACGAGCCGCTGGCCCTGGCCAACGCGCAGGCGATCTGCGAGGCCGCGAAGGCCGCGGGCACGACGGTGACCCTCGACATGGAGGACCACACGACGACCGACTCGACGCTCGGGGTGCTGCGCGAGCTGCGCCGCGACTTCCCGTCGACGGGCGCGGTGCTGCAGTCCTACCTGCACCGCACCGAGGCGGACTGCCGCGACCTCGCCCACGCGGGCTCGCGGGTGCGGCTGTGCAAGGGCGCCTACAAGGAGCCCGAGTCGGTGGCGTGGCAGGACAAGGCCGACGTCGACAAGAGCTACGTCCGGTGCCTGAAGGTGCTGATGGCCGGTGACGGCTACCCGATGGTGGCGTCGCACGACCCGCGGCTCATCGCCATCGCTGGCTCGCTCGCAGAGGGTCGCGCGCAGGGGACCTACGAGTACCAGATGCTCTACGGGATCCGCCCGCAGGAGCAGCAGCGGTTGGCGGCGCAGGGGGAGACGATGCGGGTCTACGTGCCCTACGGCGACGAGTGGTACGGCTACTTCATGCGACGGCTCGCCGAGCGCCCGGCCAACGTCGCCTTCTTCCTGCGCGCCCTGGCGGGCACCCGATGA